The Lepeophtheirus salmonis chromosome 2, UVic_Lsal_1.4, whole genome shotgun sequence region AATATCCTGACGAAGAAGAACCTCCTTCAAACGAGCTCAACGACGAAAAAGTTCATGATAAAGAAAAACATCCTTCAAACGATTTGAACAATGGAAAATATTCTGGTGAAGACGAAGATTCTTCAGACGAGCTCAACGATGAAAAAGAATATGATGGAGAAGAAACTCCTTCAGACGAGttcaaagatgaaaaaaataccgATAGAGAAAAGCGTCCTTCAAACGGGAATGGTAATGAAACTATTTCCGATGTAGAAAAaccttcttcaaaaaattttaatgatgaaaagGATCATCCTGTACAATTATCATCTTCAGGAAATGCGGTTAAATCCAATCAGAATTCAATTAGTACTGATGAAGACAGTCTGGAAGAACCCAATCCTTCCATTGAGTTCGATAATAAAAGCGGCTATGAAGTTGATAGTTATAATGATTCGACACAAGGCaacttttctagaaaaaaatataaagtaaatgaaGACCAAAAGCTTGATTCATTAGAGAATTTGAGTATAAATGATGTTTCAGTGGAGAAGGAAGAGAGTATTACCGAATCGAGTATTAGTAACCAAACCAcagaaaataattcttttgaagaaaatgattcaAGAAGTGAGGATCTGATAGCTTCTTCAGAAAGTACACTATTAGTACACAAAGATGAACAATCTGATTCATATGAGAACACAGACGTAAGGGATATACCACAAGAAGATATTAAAGTTCAATCAAGTTCTATAGaagatgaaaatttaataaaggaGTCTTTTGAAGGTGTTGAAGATGCAACTAATCTAAGTAACGAAATAGACACAGTTGAAGAGAGTCAAGATAGCTTAGATTCATCAACAATTGATGATAATGGACCAAAAgatgacgaaaaaaataaagtgactTCCAGTGAAAATAATAGCACAGTTAAAAGGAGCAATCATACATTGCACGAGAGTAAAATCAAAGTTATTCGTACAGAACCAATGGAGGATAATATACAATCTGATTTTAAAGAAGTTATAtcaaatgcaaaatcaaaattgtCGAGTAATGCggataaaaaagttgaaaatgaagatattatGGACCTTGGAGAAAGGGATGATAACTCCGTAGCTACTTTACCCAGTGATGTCACTCCAGAGGTTTATACTGATGTTGATAATGAAGTAAATcttgaaaaacaagaaaatccCATTTCATCTAATACTACTTCAAATCCCAATGTAACTGAGGACACATCAGGTGAGAACACATTAGAGAttgaaacatatatattctttagaTGCCGACTATATCCATTGAATTCGTTTATATCCATCATaacttttattagaaaataggAGCAAAGAGGATGATTCTGGTTATTTGAcgaaaaatgaggatttaaaCCTAATAAAGAGTGGAAATGGGCACTTTGAGGATgatattaagaaaaagtaagattaaaatgaaaatatgtctttgattcaataattatttttctctgatTAACAATTGAAATAGATTAAAATGGTCTCCTCCTAATTTAACAAGGCAACAATGTTCACCAAGAGGAAATGAAACTCGTACGTGCATAGAAGAATGCAATATTGATGGACTAACGTGTACAACAGCCATTAGTCTTCAAAGATGTACATGTTCTGGGCGTTACGTGAATCTTGTTGAGCTGCGAAAGTATGACTTGActtatagaaaaatagtttCTTACTTACGTCCATTGAGTGAACAGTTTGGGGATGGTTATATAAATGAGTGCGGGAATTGCTTTAAATTTTGCGACCAATGGCCTGGAGAAAAAAGAGAATACATTGTTACAACCAAGGCTCTGTCTTGCTATGATCcatactgaaaaataaaattgtgttcCTAAATActaaaggaatataaatatataaaatgatctGTGTATATTTGCACCAATAAATAAGATTtgtaatacatacaataaatagtACACTTTGTTTCCTCAAAAAGTGGGTTAATCACATGACATGAagataaaaatctataaataaaatctctatatttttgtttaattaactaaaatatcacATTTGTAACTGTTAAAACCATAGAAATAAAACTGAAAATGGAATGaaacaataaaagtatttaagaaaCTAAAGTCCTCATTGTGTCAAGAGGTATCTGACAATGACGATGCACACGCACCAGCATATCTCTCAGGTTCAGCCTCATCATTCATACTGAAACTAAAATGATCCAGAACATGGGACTCAAAATCTAAGTCATCCATACTCGAGGGAAAAGGAACTTCGCACATaggacaaattttaaaatctggGGACGGTGATTGAGCTCTATGGTTTCCGTAGGATGAAGAGGACTCTGATTCTTCATCACAACTAATAGGAATTCGGGTCATAGTAGATGCAGTATTTTGTGCCTTTGGTTTCAGTTgactcttaaaaaataaaagatatttgtatataattttaaaaaaagtatgattttgtATGTCATTTCTAAAAGTCTTCTTCCTTTGTTGCACACATGATTATTAACCTTTTCACATAGCAATAAAGGAATTATTACAGAGTCATTCGATTCATTACAATACCTGTGCCTCTGCCATTTTCTTCAGGGACTCCACTATAAATCCTCTTTGGCTTACAAGCATTCTTTTTATATGCTCCATTCTAGCTTGACTTTGCTGAAGGCGAAGGAGTAAATCTGACATGTCatcctcctcttcttcatcCTCCTCTGAGAAGTCCACACTGGACGAAGAACCAACGATTCGTACTTGATCCGTATTGGAAAAACTACCCGATGAAAGAGGTGGAAGcatttcctcttcttcttcgtCCTCTTCAGAGAAGGCTGATAATAATTGCAAAGATTCTTCACTTCCTTCGCGAATAGGAATTAGAGGCTGAAAGGAAAGcggaaaatataaatgttatttattatgtagAATCCGTGTGAATCATTAAAgtcatttcctaaaaaaataggaCTTAATGAATGTATAAGGAATACTTGCAAATCCAATGACTCGGaataaaataggatttatttatttaactagaTAGATAGTTACATCTTCaaactatcaaatataattatagaattatcttgtttttcaaaaaccacCATCTATCGGATTGAAGCAATATATAAAACACTTAAAACCAAaccttgaaataaaataagtagtagctagtaacctttttttttccctctaaaaaaaagaaccaatacCAATATTATAATTGCGAAATTTGACCACAATCAACAAAATACCAAATACTATTTATTGATTACACAAGTAGAGgttgagtaaataatttttaaataaaagttccgAAATGGTTATTTTATCCACAAAACATACAATTATCGCAAAGCGGAAGTAAACTAAGCAACACTAAAAGCCTTCCATATAGAACTCTATTAGCTTATGCATgctatgtattatattattagaatcaaaatagaaatattcaCACACGGAATTTGAGACCTTGGTGCTATAgtgaattgacaaaaaaaaaaaaaaaaaaaatagacaaacagAAATAGCATCATCAAGATAGATTAactctatatataataaaagcaTTGATGAAGGACTATGAAGGTGGGGAGAGGGGGGTCCATTTGGTGTAGAGAGTAATCATTGAGATATTCTATATTTGATCCTAAAACGCATATACCAATCAATTATATTGcatcataatattttcatataatttattggatTTCATCTCTTTATTGTACTTATATTAGGTATgttataagtaaaatatcatTGGAGacgaatataaaattaactgttcataattatattattacgactacgtcaattattattaatagtagtaTTATTACAAAGTCCTTCAAGATGACTTATGATTAGAAGTTTCGAAATCAAATAATCTTGGAGTAATACTACAATTATTACTATGAAGCAAAGAAGAATATGAACAAATATTGTTAGTGCATATATATTGGTATTGTGTacatgttgtaacttgtataagcaaattggtCAAGTGGAAATTAAAAGAATGAGAtgaatgattttaaatgaaggatttaaatgatcattttaatacaaactacGACAATATAAGTACTATGTGGTGCATTCTAAAGTTTAAATGCATATTATACAACTCATAAATAATcatcatgtaattttaatagatcaaaatgaaagggttgtattaatgaatataGAGTCATTAGAACGcccaatattataattaaataatacattttaaaacatgGAAATTTGTTTGTACAAGCTGTAATTTCTTTgccttaaaattaataattctaaataccaactttaattaatactatcctttcattttgatctattaaaattatataattaatatgtatttatgagtaatgtaACTGTGGACGTTTCAACTATGTAATTTACCACAGAATACTTGGTAAATGgtagtttgtattaaaatagtcaaaaattaaatcattaatatatggATCAATTCAATGAATCCTCATTATCCTCATGCCAAGTAcactaaatccttcatttaaatgtttcatctacaacttgtacaatttgcgtATACAAGTTACTAATTGTACACATTATATATTCGGTTCGTCAACCAAAATCTAGAAAtggatcatttttttcaatggtctattttaaaaaataaaaaattttaagacaCATAGATACTTTTAATTCCACATTTTACCACTTATGTggttttaaatatctatttttaaaggcttattcgtttgtttttaaaaagataactcTGTTGCTGTTTATGTGCTTTAATTTGAGGACAATAAACCTAAAAAATCATGtccaaggaaagaaaaaaaaaagtttctgaatGAATGTTTACTTCCTGAATATAAGCGACTTCACATTTCAATCAATTGTGGActttctgggatgagttaagcTACCAAAGAGTGCCAACAATAGTATATACGAGTAATctataaaacttgatttaagTCCAGCATGGTGTTTCACTGATATCTTTTAgtctttaattgtaaaaaaaactatctctcTGACTTCCGATAAAATTTGTAGAGCATCCATAGGAAGTATCagagtaatttaaaataaagacgGAGGATAATTATTTTAGGAGTATAAAAGTAATCCAGACTCAGTTTGAGAAAAacttatatgtacattattagaTTTGAACCAATGTGTGTTCCTCATGTCTACattatatgtagttttttaaGAAGTGGCAAAACACATTAccaattcaaatgatattatgtataaattatctTAGTTGGCTTCTTGCTATtaactttcatttatttgatattttgtctGTTTACACATATATGTGCCTACCTACATAGTATGTATTACTAGTAGTGAGGtaggaaaattattaaatataaagtgaaAATACTCCATTTTCATATGtaactatatattatgaatgtacTATGTAGTTAATAAACACTAAAActttacttttacaaaaaaaaaaataatataaaaataaaataaaataataattatcgtgattattatattttggaaaatgcCAATCCTGTGGTCCACTCACTCTATAAGTATCGCTGCTGTAGACTTGAAGCTACATATTCACTTCATTCATATGTATAGATACACGAATAacttatgtagatatttataatacattaacTCCAATGATGAAATGATGACATTTATCACACAGCTCAGCCTTAGTGCggacattacttatttttttaatgtatatatgttgtgtacaagtcgtaacttgtataagcaaattgtacaaattgcgACCAAAAAACGggatgaatcattttaaataaagggtttacagtacttgggatgagaataatgcaataattacatgatttgtcaatatattagtgatgtaatttttgtgtattttaatacaaattacttaaatataagtattccgTTGCACattattgatttcaaatatccttagttatattactcatagatacataataactatgtaattttaatagatcaaaatgacaAGATAGTCTTAATGTATAGTTCGTTATTAGAATGaccaatattgtaataaaataatgcatGTTAAGACGAAGAACttgaaacttgtacaatatgcttatacaagttgtaaattgtacTGACATTGCAACTTCTACTCAACATATATACAACAATAGGGACtatttgatgtataaaaataatgactagGGCGCCTGCTATAAATCCAAAACCTGATCGGATCTCAAATTTATAACACTAAGAGGAAGTCAAatgattctcaaaaaattcaaactacTCAGTCCCATCATTTTCTTGGAATATAAACATTACTTTTAGCTTGGACTGTTCACATTTCATAACGTAATATTTTcagtcatcattattatttaaattttttgagtttgaCAGCAATACTAGTGACCTGCCTCCGCAGAATAGTCGTTTATTATGGCATATACCCGGAATATTAGGGGTATTGCTGTACACTACAGCACAGAAGAGCCGGAATGTACATGAAAAACTATGGTTTGCTTAAGAGGCATTTATAAGTATACATATTGAACTTTTAACctcttgaaaatataatattgaagcaTTATTATAGAGTCCTTAGAGGCACACAGGGAGGGAGACTATACCCTTCCCCCAATAAAATCTAGCAGACGCCCCTGGTCCTCCCCTATCACAAAGTCTTTGATAAACATTTGAACAAGGTGGAAGACATCATTGTTAATAGCTTATTGACTCGTAGTcttaatctatttatatttttataaagtaacaaGATATTTTCTGGAAACGGGTCCAAAAAGGGATTTCCAACATTTTTCCTTcactttatttaatgataaaaatcaaggATGGGCCATTGAGTTGGCCTCAATTAGAGTACtttacaaagtattttcaaataagaaataatttaatttcatcaatataacacaatattacaattatatataaaaaatatgtatattaataatgaatagaaaaatacaattcttACTTTACTGACAAAATTGCGAAGGAATTGTTGTTTTCCATATGGTTCCTTTGGTAGAAGTCTTCGATGCGTCTGTATATTTGGAGGTTGATGAATGTGGTGATGAGGATTCTGATAGATATACATGTCCCGAGTGGATTTCCTATTAGTAATTGTATTATGTGTACGAGTAGAAGAACTGGATGTGTTGTGTTCGCTGCTACTGTACTGAGGGCCGGCGATTCTTTCATGTGAGGAAACTGCGTCTGCCATTTAGTTCTATATAAGTGACGTACGTATGCTGTACTATTATGGTCTATGAACTATGTATACAGTATATGGTGAGAGGactactaataatatattataggaaTAAGTATATTCTCGTGTGATGGTAGtcctattttattatgttttggtGTGACTGTAGATATTATATTCCACTCTTTCGAGAACCAACCAGCAGAGGACGGGGGAATGTTtcactccttttttttaaagtcactgATATACACACTCACAAACACATACTTTACTTTGCTTGGATGAGACGATGaatggaggttttttttttatttgtcattattGTCAATGCGTAAcgaaaactaaaataaaaatgtgtgttttttttttttttttttcactcactGAACGAgggttcaaaaataaataaaaaatattacttatatattgtcatttttttttaaatatcgtcCATTAGCAGGTCTTGTACGCTCTTATAAACCATCTAagttgtagtagtagtagtactCTAGTTCCTCTGTTGGAAAGGAAGTACGTACTTCCATGTGATGGGAAGTACGAGTAGGTAGTGgcgaaataataaaaagaatgaacTTTACACCAAATGCCCCACaggtaaaatgaataatatctaCATAATGCAATGAACAACCAAACAATGTTTGATATGAGTCTAATGAGATGAATGGTCGTTACTGACAAATAGCGTCAGAAAATCAATGGCAGTTACCTACCCTTCAAAAGAAAGgtgcataaatattatatatgtatgtttatgagAGAGGGGAATCAATGAAATTATACCTgctttgatcaaaaaaaaaaaaaaaaaaaaaacgaagaacaatataaaaataatcaaacttttacaaaaaaaaaatatattttttaaagtttttgaatgtCATACTTAATATTctgtaataaaaatgtttttcaactCTGCGTGCTAATTGATAGAACTATCAAATTATTTGCGgttgtttttacttttaaaaaacaaaacacaaaagaatatatattttaaaacagatATAGATGAGATACTGGTTGAATACAAACATATATCAAAACATCTTACAAATATCACTTATTTATTGccgtatatgtacatataataaaacaaaagaaatggGACAAGTATTTCCTTTGtgagaagaatacaaatattgattaaaagtcatttctaattaaattttgaagatcTAATGGTTCTTTTTTCGTCTTTCCTTTTTCCAAGTCATTATTATAGACGTTAAACATATGTTTTCCAagacaaataacttataaatccTCCCATCAACAacgagaaaaaatgaaataaaagttattcatctattaaaaaaaatacatgtatattaaaacaaattctcGACCGGAAACGGAAACTGTACTTAAGCTATATGTATGTAATCAAAAATTTCCAATGGTGCTCTatctaaaaacaaatatctttcaTGAACGTTGCACAcacttttgaattataattaaagtttgtcaaaaaagaggCTTCACTTTATTATTCTATTCTGACGTCATAAGGCTCTCCTTTTTTCCCCTCCCCTTTTGATCCTCAGTTAGGTGGTGGTATCTTTATATCGCAAATATGATTCATAGTCCTTAAGTATGTATTATAATGCCTGTGTTGGCGTAGAACAAAAAGGAAGAATGATTATGTTTATTCTATATTATAACAGTATTTGAAGGAGCAAGGATGGTTTACTACTAAAGGGGATGCAGATGTTGTAACCTTGttcctccttttttcttttttttatttgctttcctttttcttcctttacGAATGTAGAAATGGTGACACCATAGTACTCCCTCACGTAGGCAACTAACAAGAACAAGCAAATTTGAAGGAAGAGAGCTAGCTAGAGAAATATCTCTTAAAAGGAGAAAATACACGCAAAAAGGGAAAGATAAACCTGGTGTTTCATGATTACAAACGGATTATCACGTGAGTATGTAATTAAGAGAGAGGAAGAAAGTGTTTTTCATGACGAAGTATGAAAATGTCAATTATTCACATATGTCATCTTTAACACGTTTACCTATGTCGTTAAGACGAAAGTTTACACACCTAAATAGCTTTTCTACGTGGTTCAAATATgaaactacattaaaaaaaaaatgaagaatttgttgatgatggaatttaattttagatgaataaaataatttgatgttGTCAGGTGCTCTACTTTCCTGATATCATCGTCCTGTTTAATGCTAACTCCTAGTCTAGGTAGACCTaccttttttttgcaatactGGTATACTAACTCTAGGTAGTATGATTCATagagttgtatgaaatatgtTCTAAAGAAAGCGGGAGCGGCTATTTGGGAATCTGAAAgtggatttatttttcaaagctggaatcataattatttattttttgaagagagaaatcTAGGTATAAAGTAAACACTAATGTGTTTGCACATGAAAAGGAGAATGAGGATTTTCTCGGGATTGATAAGCAGTggttttattaactattatgaCACCCTGGGCGATCCTCACCTCCAGCACCCCTCCCTAAAAgagtaaaattggaaaaaacagtcaaaataactaattgatgaAGGCCACACACGCAGTAAGGgctataatacaaataaatacaaactactaatataatataataactatttatgacttattcaataaatatgtcCAGCCGGttcgtaaaaataaaataaaccgaaaatgaacgtggtaatcctgacaattttgaagaatgttggtAATAAGACACCTTAGCTCTCATGGCATTTTATTAGATCTGTTGCAAACAGCCGTGAGATgcagaaaataaacacaaaccccaaTTCGTATATGGCAAAGCCATATAGACTAGAGTTATTCCGATGCCGATCTTCAGTTCTATCccagtccaataaggacttacagcAAACTCTCATTGTTCCTCTCTGTCTGTAATGTGAACacacacactagttattactttatacttaagggttctctcttcaagaattaaagaataatgataacagctatgGAAAATATCAAACCTTGTTCTGATTGCCAAATAGAAAAAGCCACGAAATAACATTGTCAAATAACACCTacgataataaaacaaaattatttgacgACTCATACTGCTTTGGGTGGTTGTTGCTATTGACCACGTCAGACACCGTCCCTGGTTATAAtggtaaatccttgttggacacagATTATAACTGAGGATCGGTATCAGAGTAGTTCTAGCTTATATaccttgctagatacggagtaggatttgtatttatttccatggctgcttgcagctgatctaatacaacatcatgacagctaccagactctcctcccaaacattctttaaattgtcaggatgaaaCATAGgagggcatattttatacatcactgAGTATGAACATAGAAATGTGATGATCTATCATGAATGAATCTACTCTTTGATTGCTGTGTTACAAAGATTAAGATTCAATGTAGGCGGGGTAAAAATTACGGTAACCAAATAGCCCTATTTGAATCCCAAAACATAGAATAATTGACCTGATGACTATTccattttatatcattttcaacATGTGCAATTTGTTCCACAAATAAAGTTAATGGGCGATATTGCATGCAAAAAGAGGACAATTGGTCTCCCTACACCAACGTCAAAAGAaatctttatattaaatatactggAACGAATTGAgatatcattcaaaaaatgtacCTTCAATCTGCTCTATTGCAGTGGTCCTTAATCATTTTCGTGTAATTTACCTGATCAATCGTCCCATAATACAGAAACACTCCTTTTTCATCTTAGGATCACAGTTAGCGAAGCACTTTgggaatattaatgaaaaagaaacgctaaaatcaacatgataaccatGACAATGCAAAGAGTGTTTtataggagagcagcttagttattataaagtttcattacattagctgcaagcagctgtgatgatgggagatggaaataaacaaggacctTGGCACGATTTACTCCCATGTCGATTTTCAATTCGACTCTCAGtccatcaaggacttacaattataactctgcaacataTCTCAACGGATTACTCCCTGTTTTCTATGAGCAAACGCAAATGTATGTATTAGAAAAGAAAGTTATctcttcaggaattaaataataatgaccacAGCCtcgtaaaagaaaattcactctttagtttacaactaaaaaaaaacaaaaaaagacaggTAAGCTCAGAAATACACCTGATTTTGATTACTAATCTGTCAAtggtaagtaaaaaaataaataaaagaaaactttatttgtaaaaattatatttatccatgTTTTTTATTGAGTTTATACAACAGTGACGctctaaaataacaaaacgTGTCATAGGTCGATTACCCTTGGTTAGAGCCTCCATTTGATTTGCGTgacttatttttcctttaagtagaattataaatactaaatgtaTCAAATTATTTGTTCTTTA contains the following coding sequences:
- the LOC121132285 gene encoding uncharacterized protein, which codes for MNQFSCIAVLWILLLLENVLVSGVQDGKKIKKGTKSGHSDDKRKIGSFKMEDSVLKGDHGIKKHHKNHKKSHHHKKRHHHGKKMNQTKSYGKRDGNIGDKSTEMTGTKKRQIKNGYSLKDIKCSKHGDTLKKCESICIDENMCQVNTFIKRCTCKGVKIGLEDNSYFNSTTGEKVTSSGLDSIDDICDSCYGRCQRWLKKGKKQSQATNSTDWDKLVHTCDDSIDDKDISNRGGIFKSKFKQGTDYYKSKNVNKIRIERSAEDFDDRKKSIEVNVIINKDIGNSTKNKESNMDYPSSSMEDSIETSDIKELEEYTKSNEINSYESQYENESNEEMSQEVEKSNSKNQSNGDHDEESNLSKEYQDEKDSDGEEPNSDELNNERDQNGEETSSVELDDQKDPDEEEPSFDELSDEEDPNGEERPSNEFNDEKYYGEEEQSSDELNDEKYPDEEEPPSNELNDEKVHDKEKHPSNDLNNGKYSGEDEDSSDELNDEKEYDGEETPSDEFKDEKNTDREKRPSNGNGNETISDVEKPSSKNFNDEKDHPVQLSSSGNAVKSNQNSISTDEDSLEEPNPSIEFDNKSGYEVDSYNDSTQGNFSRKKYKVNEDQKLDSLENLSINDVSVEKEESITESSISNQTTENNSFEENDSRSEDLIASSESTLLVHKDEQSDSYENTDVRDIPQEDIKVQSSSIEDENLIKESFEGVEDATNLSNEIDTVEESQDSLDSSTIDDNGPKDDEKNKVTSSENNSTVKRSNHTLHESKIKVIRTEPMEDNIQSDFKEVISNAKSKLSSNADKKVENEDIMDLGERDDNSVATLPSDVTPEVYTDVDNEVNLEKQENPISSNTTSNPNVTEDTSENRSKEDDSGYLTKNEDLNLIKSGNGHFEDDIKKKLKWSPPNLTRQQCSPRGNETRTCIEECNIDGLTCTTAISLQRCTCSGRYVNLVELRKYDLTYRKIVSYLRPLSEQFGDGYINECGNCFKFCDQWPGEKREYIVTTKALSCYDPY
- the LOC121132286 gene encoding uncharacterized protein, with amino-acid sequence MADAVSSHERIAGPQYSSSEHNTSSSSTRTHNTITNRKSTRDMYIYQNPHHHIHQPPNIQTHRRLLPKEPYGKQQFLRNFVSKPLIPIREGSEESLQLLSAFSEEDEEEEEMLPPLSSGSFSNTDQVRIVGSSSSVDFSEEDEEEEDDMSDLLLRLQQSQARMEHIKRMLVSQRGFIVESLKKMAEAQSQLKPKAQNTASTMTRIPISCDEESESSSSYGNHRAQSPSPDFKICPMCEVPFPSSMDDLDFESHVLDHFSFSMNDEAEPERYAGACASSLSDTS